A window of Macrotis lagotis isolate mMagLag1 chromosome X, bilby.v1.9.chrom.fasta, whole genome shotgun sequence contains these coding sequences:
- the TPST2 gene encoding protein-tyrosine sulfotransferase 2, which translates to MRLSARRLLLAAGLMLAFALATHLGQQMLACQQLLSSGRSHGMMRPEQEELVMMGADQVEYRYSKEMPLIFVGGVPRSGTTLMRAMLDAHPEVRCGEETRIIPRVLAMRQAWSRSGREKMRLDEAGVTDEVLDAAMQAFILEVIAKHGEPARVLCNKDPFTLKSSVYLSHLFPNSKFLLMVRDGRASVHSMITRKVTIAGFDLNSYRDCLTKWNKAIEVMYSQCMEVGRTKCLPVYYEQLVLHPRRSMQTIMNFLGITWSEAVLHHEDLIGKPGGVSLSKIERSTDQVIKPVNLEALSKWTGHIPGDVLKDMARIAPMLARLGYDPYANPPNYGNPDPLVINNTNRVMKGDFKTPANLKGHLPVNPNATSSHSRSE; encoded by the exons ATGCGGCTGAGTGCTCGGCGGCTGCTGCTGGCAGCCGGTCTCATGCTGGCCTTTGCACTGGCCACCCACCTAGGGCAGCAGATGCTGGCATGCCAGCAGTTACTGTCCTCGGGTCGTAGCCATGGCATGATGCGACCCGAGCAGGAGGAGCTGGTGATGATGGGTGCTGACCAGGTGGAGTACCGTTACAGTAAGGAGATGCCCCTGATCTTTGTGGGTGGGGTACCACGCAGTGGGACCACCCTGATGCGGGCCATGCTGGACGCCCACCCAGAGGTGCGCTGTGGCGAAGAGACACGTATCATTCCCCGAGTGCTGGCCATGCGCCAGGCCTGGTCACGCTCTGGACGGGAGAAGATGCGCCTGGATGAGGCTGGAGTCACGGATGAGGTTTTGGATGCAGCCATGCAGGCCTTCATCCTGGAGGTCATCGCCAAGCACGGTGAACCGGCCCGAGTCCTCTGTAACAAGGATCCTTTCACCCTCAAATCTTCTGTCTATCTTTCCCATCTCTTCCCCAACTCCAAGTTTCTGCTCATGGTGCGAGATGGGCGGGCATCCGTGCATTCCATGATCACCCGCAAAGTGACCATCGCTGGCTTTGACCTGAATAGCTATAGGGACTGCCTCACCAAGTGGAACAAAGCGATTGAGGTCATGTACTCTCAGTGTATGGAGGTGGGCCGCACCAAGTGTCTGCCTGTGTATTATGAACAGCTGGTGCTGCATCCCCGGCGCTCCATGCAGACCATCATGAACTTTCTGGGGATCACCTGGAGCGAGGCTGTGCTTCACCATGAGGATCTCATCGGCAAGCCAGGGGGTGTCTCTCTGTCCAA GATAGAGAGGTCGACTGACCAGGTCATCAAGCCTGTAAACCTGGAAGCTCTGTCCAAATGGACTGGCCATATTCCAGGAGATGTGCTGAAGGACATGGCCCGGATTGCCCCGATGTTGGCCAGGCTCGGCTATGATCCCTATGCAAACCCACCAAACTATGGCAATCCTGATCCTCTTGTTATCAATAACACAAACCGG gTCATGAAAGGAGATTTTAAAACACCAGCAAATTTGAAAGGACACTTACCG GTGAATCCAAATGCCACCTCTTCTCACTCAAGAAGTGAATGA